The DNA window CGCTCTTCTTCCGCGTGCTTCGTTTCACCACCGTCGGGGGGTTATGTCAAAAAGCTGGACCACCGCTGCGCACGAAGCGTGCGGTAGAGCCTACAAATATAGCGACCGTTCCCGGTCCGTCAACGAATCCCCGAGTCCTACATGCCCCCGGCTTCGAGAAACCGGGAAACCTCGGAGGCATGCACGCGGAACTCGCCCAGCGGCCCCCCCTCGGGACCGTGCCAATCGGAGCCGCCCGTGACCAGGAGGCCCGCGCTCCGGGCCGCGGCTTCGATCCGGAGCATCCGGTCGCGCCCGAGGAAGGGCCGGTAAACTTCGAGACCATCGAGCCCCCACTGCCGAAGCTCCGGCAGGAGGGTTTCGAGGCGGTGGGCCGGCGGGTGTGCCCAGACGGCGATCCCTCCGGCACCATGGATGAGCCGAATCGCCTCACCGGGATCGAGGAGGAGGGTCGGGATATAGGCGGGATGGTTGTTCCCGATGTACCGGTCGAAGGCCTCGGGAACAGAGGTCACGACGCCCGCCTCGACCATCGCCCGCGCCAGGTGGGGCCGGCCGGGAGCCCCTTCTCCGGCCGCCTCGGCCACCCTTTCGAAGGCGACGTCCACGCCCTGGTCCCTGAGACGGGAGACCATCTCGCGGAGCCGGGCCTCGCGGCGCCCCACGGCGCGTTCGCAGTGCTCCTGGATCCGCGGATCCATGGGGTCCACGAAATAGCCGAGGATGTGGAGATCGGCGTCGTCCCAGGTCGTGCTGATCTCGAGCGCGGGGATCACGGCGAGCGCCTGCCCCCGTGCGGCCTCGACGGCCGCGAAGACTCCGGCGAGGGTGTCGTGATCGGTGAGCGCGATTACGTCGAGGCGCGCGGCGATCGCGGCAGAGACAACCTCAGCGGACGGGAGCGTGCCGTCCGAAGCGGCGGAATGGAGGTGTAAGTCGAGGTCCATGAGAACTCGACGAACCCCGCGGGGCCAGCGAGGATCCCCGGGTCGGCCTCTACCGCACGGATTTTCCGCGGAAGGGGGGGAGGATATGGACCGGGAAAGAGTCTCCCGGCGAGGCCCGCGTGGGTTCGCCGGAGGCCCCAGGCTTCCTCGAGGCAGGAACCGAACGACCGGAGACTATACCGTCGGCTGCACGTTCGCGTTCAGGCGGAACAGATTCCGCGGGTCGTACTCGTTTTTCACCGCGACGAGCCGCTCGTGGTTCTGCCGGTAGTTTTCGCGAATGGTCGCGGCCGTCATGTCGGCATCGAGGTCATTCACGTAGAAGCCATGGGTGAAGGGCTCGAGACCGATCCAGAACTCCCGAATCCAGGCGACGTGGTCCGCGGGGTCCTCTCCGTTCGGCCAGTTCACGAAGCAGAGCAAGTTGGCCATGGCGTCCCGCTGCGCAAAGGCCGTGGCCCCCGGCGCCACTCGTGCGATGGCTCCGCCCCCCTGCTGGAAGGCGAGGATGGTATCACGCCGCGGGTCGCCTTCGAAGCGATCCGCGATCGCGGAGACGAGCCCCGCCGGGAGATTGGGGATGAATCCGCTCTTGATGTACTGCCCGACCGCGCGCGGGTCAGAAATGTCCCCCGACCGCTGGACCGCAACGTAGTCCATGGAGGCGAGCGTATCCGCGATCGGCGTGCCGAGCGCGCGAATCGGGGCGATGACACGCTCGAGGGAGTTCGGGTCACCCGACCAGCAAAGATTAAATCCCGCGAGCCCCGGAGCGCCGCCCGCCGGCTGCACGACCACGGCTCCAAGCGCCAGCTGATCCGGTGCGCCGGGACCGTATTCCCCATAAAGGCCCAAGACGTCGCGAGCGCGCGCGAGGGGGAAGAGGATGTCTCCAAAGACCACCTCGCGCTGCATCGAATGCAGGCGGAACTCGAAAGATGTAACCACCCCGAAATTGCCGCCCCCACCTCTCACGCCCCAGAAGAGGT is part of the Gemmatimonadota bacterium genome and encodes:
- a CDS encoding PHP domain-containing protein, with the translated sequence MDLDLHLHSAASDGTLPSAEVVSAAIAARLDVIALTDHDTLAGVFAAVEAARGQALAVIPALEISTTWDDADLHILGYFVDPMDPRIQEHCERAVGRREARLREMVSRLRDQGVDVAFERVAEAAGEGAPGRPHLARAMVEAGVVTSVPEAFDRYIGNNHPAYIPTLLLDPGEAIRLIHGAGGIAVWAHPPAHRLETLLPELRQWGLDGLEVYRPFLGRDRMLRIEAAARSAGLLVTGGSDWHGPEGGPLGEFRVHASEVSRFLEAGGM
- a CDS encoding FAD-binding protein: MNRRSFLRRSALAAAAGLALPYRPLHAGLFRPVSRVRRDLDVVTGDGRTVTLANNVVAEFAQALRGRVLLRGEDGYDDARRILNPSFDKYPALIAQVTGAADVATAVDFARDNGGLLLAVKCGGHSASGQSSCDGGMMIDLSPFRGVRVDPFARTARVTGGTLLGALDHEAMAHGLVTTMGTVSHTGVGGLVTGGGFGRLGRRFGLSVDNLLSVDVVGADGRLRHATEDENADLFWGVRGGGGNFGVVTSFEFRLHSMQREVVFGDILFPLARARDVLGLYGEYGPGAPDQLALGAVVVQPAGGAPGLAGFNLCWSGDPNSLERVIAPIRALGTPIADTLASMDYVAVQRSGDISDPRAVGQYIKSGFIPNLPAGLVSAIADRFEGDPRRDTILAFQQGGGAIARVAPGATAFAQRDAMANLLCFVNWPNGEDPADHVAWIREFWIGLEPFTHGFYVNDLDADMTAATIRENYRQNHERLVAVKNEYDPRNLFRLNANVQPTV